One genomic window of Carassius auratus strain Wakin chromosome 14, ASM336829v1, whole genome shotgun sequence includes the following:
- the LOC113114267 gene encoding SPARC, with protein MRVWIFFLFCLAGKTLAAPTEEEPVDEEELEVGANPVQVETGEFDEAIEVVEDVIAENPCLNHHCKKGKVCEVDDSNEPMCVCQDPLTCSAPVGEFEHVCGTDNKTYESSCHFFATKCALEGTKKGHKLHLDYIGPCKYIAPCIDNELKEFPLRMRDWLKNVLVTLYERDEDNNLLTEKQKLRIKKIYENEKRLEAGDHSLDLLALDFEKNYNMYIFPVHWQFGQLDQHPVDGFLSHTELAPLRAPLIPMEHCTTSFFEQCDADQDNYIAIEEWANCFGIKEQDIDKDLVI; from the exons ATGAGGGTTTGGATCTTCTTCCTGTTCTGCCTCGCTGGCAAGACTCTGGCTGCTCCG aCCGAAGAGGAGCCAGTTGATGAAGag GAGCTGGAAGTGGGAGCCAACCCAGTCCAGGTGGAGACCGGAGAGTTTGACGAGGCCATTGAAGTCGTGGAGGATGTTATTGCTGAGA ACCCCTGCCTAAACCATCACTGCAAGAAAGGCAAAGTGTGTGAGGTTGATGACAGCAACGAGCCCATGTGTGTGTGCCAGGACCCTCTGACCTGCTCTGCCCCAGTCGGAGAATTCGAGCAT GTCTGTGGCACTGACAACAAGACCTACGAGTCCTCCTGCCACTTCTTTGCCACCAAATGTGCACTGGAGGGCACCAAGAAGGGCCACAAGCTGCACCTGGACTACATCGGACCCTGCAAAT ACATCGCCCCCTGCATTGACAATGAGCTGAAGGAGTTTCCCCTGCGCATGAGGGACTGGCTGAAGAACGTGCTGGTGACCCTATACGAGCGCGATGAAGACAATAACCTGCTCACCGAGAAGCAGAAACTCAGG ATAAAGAAGATTTACGAGAACGAGAAGAGGCTGGAGGCTGGTGATCATTCTCTGGACCTTCTGGCCCTGGACTTCGAGAAGAACTACAACATGTACATCTTCCCCGTTCACTGGCAGTTTGGCCAGCTTGACCAGCACCCTGTTGATGG CTTCCTGTCCCACACTGAGCTGGCTCCTCTGCGCGCTCCTCTCATCCCAATGGAGCACTGCACCACCAGCTTCTTTGAGCAGTGCGATGCTGACCAAGACAATTACATCGCTATCGAGGAGTGGGCCAACTGCTTTGGAATCAAAGAGC AGGACATCGACAAGGACCTTGTCATCTAA
- the g3bp1 gene encoding ras GTPase-activating protein-binding protein 1 isoform X1, which translates to MVMEKPSAQLVGREFVRQYYTLLNQAPDYLHRFYGKNSSYVHGGLDNNGKPAEAVYGQSEIHKKVLALSFRDCHTKIRHVDAHATLNEGVVVQVLGELSNNMQPMRKFMQTFVLAPEGSVANKFYVHNDIFRYQDEVFGDSDSEPPEESEEDVEELERVHSPEVVQEESAGYYEQSPCVEPEGPQEEVSVTPELQPEPEAEVEPEPADVQLTEPVSEPEVHIEEKIQRSPPSPTPADTAPAMPEDNRPSTWALVTSKNLPPGGVVPAAGVPPHVVRVPSAQPRVEVKAETQTTAQRPQRDQRPRDQRPGPPPANRTARPGGVQESNQSSVREGESAESEVRRTVRYPDSHQLFVGNVPHDVDKNELKEFFEQFGTVLELRINSGGKLPNFGFVVFDDAEPVQKILSSRPIKLRGDVRLNVEEKKTRSAREGDRRDIRPRGPGGPRDRVGGSRGPPTRGGMAQKPSFGAGRGTGPSEGRYAGPRQ; encoded by the exons ATGGTGATGGAGAAGCCAAGTGCCCAGCTTGTCGGGCGAGAGTTTGTCCGACAGTACTACACCCTTCTGAACCAGGCTCCTGACTACCTGCACAG GTTTTACGGCAAGAACTCGTCTTATGTGCACGGTGGTCTGGACAATAATGGCAAACCGGCTGAAGCGGTCTATGGACAGTCT GAAATCCATAAGAAGGTGTTGGCTCTGAGCTTCCGTGACTGTCACACTAAGATCAGGCATGTCGATGCTCACGCCACTCTGAACGAAGGAGTGGTGGTGCAAGTTTTGGGGGAGCTGTCCAATAACATGCAGCCCATGAGGAAGTTCATGCAGACATTTGTTCTGGCACCTGAG GGATCAGTTGCAAACAAGTTCTACGTACACAATGATATCTTCCGGTACCAGGATGAGGTGTTTGGGGACTCAGACTCTGAACCCCCTGAGG AGTCTGAGGAGGATGTGGAGGAGCTGGAGCGGGTGCACTCTCCTGAAGTGGTCCAGGAGGAGTCAGCTGGGTACTACGAACAGTCACCTTG CGTGGAGCCCGAGGGGCCACAAGAAGAGGTGTCTGTTACCCCAGAGCTCCAGCCGGAGCCAGAAGCAGAGGTGGAGCCTGAGCCAGCAGATGTGCAGCTGACGGAGCCTGTCAGCGAGCCCGAGGTTCACATCGAGGAGAAGATCCAGAGATCTCCCCCTTCACCCACACCTGCTGACACAGCACCAGCCATGCCAGAGGACAACCGG ccGTCTACATGGGCTTTAGTCACTAGCAAGAATCTCCCACCAGGAGGAGTGGTCCCCGCCGCAGGAGTCCCTCCACATGTTGTCCGAGTCCCATCTGCGCAG CCACGCGTGGAGGTGAAAGCAGAAACACAGACCACAGCACAGAGACCCCAGAGAGACCAGAGACCCCGTGACCAAAGACCAGGACCCCCTCCGGCAAACAGAACAGCAAGGCCAGGAGGTGTGCAAGAGTCTAATCAATCTT CAGTGCGGGAGGGTGAGAGCGCGGAGTCAGAGGTGCGGCGAACGGTCCGGTATCCCGACAGCCACCAACTCTTTGTCGGAAACGTACCTCACGACGTGGATAAAAACGAGCTCAAGGAGTTCTTTGAAC AGTTCGGCACGGTCCTTGAGCTGAGAATCAACAGCGGCGGAAAGCTGCCTAACTTTGGATTCGTGGTGTTTGATGACGCCGAGCCCGTGCAGAAGATCCTCAGCAGTCGG CCCATTAAACTGCGAGGAGACGTTCGGCTGAATGTAGAGGAGAAGAAGACCCGCTCGGCCCGTGAAGGTGACCGGCGGGACATCCGCCCCAGAGGCCCGGGGGGACCACGTGACAGGGTAGGTGGGTCAAGGGGACCACCCACCCGTGGAGGCATGGCTCAGAAACCTAGTTTCGGAGCTGGTCGAGGCACAGGACCCAGCGAGGGCCGCTATGCAGGACCACGTCAGTGA
- the g3bp1 gene encoding ras GTPase-activating protein-binding protein 1 isoform X2, with product MVMEKPSAQLVGREFVRQYYTLLNQAPDYLHRFYGKNSSYVHGGLDNNGKPAEAVYGQSEIHKKVLALSFRDCHTKIRHVDAHATLNEGVVVQVLGELSNNMQPMRKFMQTFVLAPEGSVANKFYVHNDIFRYQDEVFGDSDSEPPEESEEDVEELERVHSPEVVQEESAGYYEQSPCVEPEGPQEEVSVTPELQPEPEAEVEPEPADVQLTEPVSEPEVHIEEKIQRSPPSPTPADTAPAMPEDNRPSTWALVTSKNLPPGGVVPAAGVPPHVVRVPSAQPRVEVKAETQTTAQRPQRDQRPRDQRPGPPPANRTARPGGVQESNQSLREGESAESEVRRTVRYPDSHQLFVGNVPHDVDKNELKEFFEQFGTVLELRINSGGKLPNFGFVVFDDAEPVQKILSSRPIKLRGDVRLNVEEKKTRSAREGDRRDIRPRGPGGPRDRVGGSRGPPTRGGMAQKPSFGAGRGTGPSEGRYAGPRQ from the exons ATGGTGATGGAGAAGCCAAGTGCCCAGCTTGTCGGGCGAGAGTTTGTCCGACAGTACTACACCCTTCTGAACCAGGCTCCTGACTACCTGCACAG GTTTTACGGCAAGAACTCGTCTTATGTGCACGGTGGTCTGGACAATAATGGCAAACCGGCTGAAGCGGTCTATGGACAGTCT GAAATCCATAAGAAGGTGTTGGCTCTGAGCTTCCGTGACTGTCACACTAAGATCAGGCATGTCGATGCTCACGCCACTCTGAACGAAGGAGTGGTGGTGCAAGTTTTGGGGGAGCTGTCCAATAACATGCAGCCCATGAGGAAGTTCATGCAGACATTTGTTCTGGCACCTGAG GGATCAGTTGCAAACAAGTTCTACGTACACAATGATATCTTCCGGTACCAGGATGAGGTGTTTGGGGACTCAGACTCTGAACCCCCTGAGG AGTCTGAGGAGGATGTGGAGGAGCTGGAGCGGGTGCACTCTCCTGAAGTGGTCCAGGAGGAGTCAGCTGGGTACTACGAACAGTCACCTTG CGTGGAGCCCGAGGGGCCACAAGAAGAGGTGTCTGTTACCCCAGAGCTCCAGCCGGAGCCAGAAGCAGAGGTGGAGCCTGAGCCAGCAGATGTGCAGCTGACGGAGCCTGTCAGCGAGCCCGAGGTTCACATCGAGGAGAAGATCCAGAGATCTCCCCCTTCACCCACACCTGCTGACACAGCACCAGCCATGCCAGAGGACAACCGG ccGTCTACATGGGCTTTAGTCACTAGCAAGAATCTCCCACCAGGAGGAGTGGTCCCCGCCGCAGGAGTCCCTCCACATGTTGTCCGAGTCCCATCTGCGCAG CCACGCGTGGAGGTGAAAGCAGAAACACAGACCACAGCACAGAGACCCCAGAGAGACCAGAGACCCCGTGACCAAAGACCAGGACCCCCTCCGGCAAACAGAACAGCAAGGCCAGGAGGTGTGCAAGAGTCTAATCAATCTT TGCGGGAGGGTGAGAGCGCGGAGTCAGAGGTGCGGCGAACGGTCCGGTATCCCGACAGCCACCAACTCTTTGTCGGAAACGTACCTCACGACGTGGATAAAAACGAGCTCAAGGAGTTCTTTGAAC AGTTCGGCACGGTCCTTGAGCTGAGAATCAACAGCGGCGGAAAGCTGCCTAACTTTGGATTCGTGGTGTTTGATGACGCCGAGCCCGTGCAGAAGATCCTCAGCAGTCGG CCCATTAAACTGCGAGGAGACGTTCGGCTGAATGTAGAGGAGAAGAAGACCCGCTCGGCCCGTGAAGGTGACCGGCGGGACATCCGCCCCAGAGGCCCGGGGGGACCACGTGACAGGGTAGGTGGGTCAAGGGGACCACCCACCCGTGGAGGCATGGCTCAGAAACCTAGTTTCGGAGCTGGTCGAGGCACAGGACCCAGCGAGGGCCGCTATGCAGGACCACGTCAGTGA
- the g3bp1 gene encoding ras GTPase-activating protein-binding protein 1 isoform X3 codes for MVMEKPSAQLVGREFVRQYYTLLNQAPDYLHRFYGKNSSYVHGGLDNNGKPAEAVYGQSEIHKKVLALSFRDCHTKIRHVDAHATLNEGVVVQVLGELSNNMQPMRKFMQTFVLAPEGSVANKFYVHNDIFRYQDEVFGDSDSEPPEESEEDVEELERVHSPEVVQEESAGYYEQSPCVEPEGPQEEVSVTPELQPEPEAEVEPEPADVQLTEPVSEPEVHIEEKIQRSPPSPTPADTAPAMPEDNRPSTWALVTSKNLPPGGVVPAAGVPPHVVRVPSAQPRVEVKAETQTTAQRPQRDQRPRDQRPGPPPANRTARPGAVREGESAESEVRRTVRYPDSHQLFVGNVPHDVDKNELKEFFEQFGTVLELRINSGGKLPNFGFVVFDDAEPVQKILSSRPIKLRGDVRLNVEEKKTRSAREGDRRDIRPRGPGGPRDRVGGSRGPPTRGGMAQKPSFGAGRGTGPSEGRYAGPRQ; via the exons ATGGTGATGGAGAAGCCAAGTGCCCAGCTTGTCGGGCGAGAGTTTGTCCGACAGTACTACACCCTTCTGAACCAGGCTCCTGACTACCTGCACAG GTTTTACGGCAAGAACTCGTCTTATGTGCACGGTGGTCTGGACAATAATGGCAAACCGGCTGAAGCGGTCTATGGACAGTCT GAAATCCATAAGAAGGTGTTGGCTCTGAGCTTCCGTGACTGTCACACTAAGATCAGGCATGTCGATGCTCACGCCACTCTGAACGAAGGAGTGGTGGTGCAAGTTTTGGGGGAGCTGTCCAATAACATGCAGCCCATGAGGAAGTTCATGCAGACATTTGTTCTGGCACCTGAG GGATCAGTTGCAAACAAGTTCTACGTACACAATGATATCTTCCGGTACCAGGATGAGGTGTTTGGGGACTCAGACTCTGAACCCCCTGAGG AGTCTGAGGAGGATGTGGAGGAGCTGGAGCGGGTGCACTCTCCTGAAGTGGTCCAGGAGGAGTCAGCTGGGTACTACGAACAGTCACCTTG CGTGGAGCCCGAGGGGCCACAAGAAGAGGTGTCTGTTACCCCAGAGCTCCAGCCGGAGCCAGAAGCAGAGGTGGAGCCTGAGCCAGCAGATGTGCAGCTGACGGAGCCTGTCAGCGAGCCCGAGGTTCACATCGAGGAGAAGATCCAGAGATCTCCCCCTTCACCCACACCTGCTGACACAGCACCAGCCATGCCAGAGGACAACCGG ccGTCTACATGGGCTTTAGTCACTAGCAAGAATCTCCCACCAGGAGGAGTGGTCCCCGCCGCAGGAGTCCCTCCACATGTTGTCCGAGTCCCATCTGCGCAG CCACGCGTGGAGGTGAAAGCAGAAACACAGACCACAGCACAGAGACCCCAGAGAGACCAGAGACCCCGTGACCAAAGACCAGGACCCCCTCCGGCAAACAGAACAGCAAGGCCAGGAG CAGTGCGGGAGGGTGAGAGCGCGGAGTCAGAGGTGCGGCGAACGGTCCGGTATCCCGACAGCCACCAACTCTTTGTCGGAAACGTACCTCACGACGTGGATAAAAACGAGCTCAAGGAGTTCTTTGAAC AGTTCGGCACGGTCCTTGAGCTGAGAATCAACAGCGGCGGAAAGCTGCCTAACTTTGGATTCGTGGTGTTTGATGACGCCGAGCCCGTGCAGAAGATCCTCAGCAGTCGG CCCATTAAACTGCGAGGAGACGTTCGGCTGAATGTAGAGGAGAAGAAGACCCGCTCGGCCCGTGAAGGTGACCGGCGGGACATCCGCCCCAGAGGCCCGGGGGGACCACGTGACAGGGTAGGTGGGTCAAGGGGACCACCCACCCGTGGAGGCATGGCTCAGAAACCTAGTTTCGGAGCTGGTCGAGGCACAGGACCCAGCGAGGGCCGCTATGCAGGACCACGTCAGTGA
- the g3bp1 gene encoding ras GTPase-activating protein-binding protein 1 isoform X4 yields the protein MVMEKPSAQLVGREFVRQYYTLLNQAPDYLHRFYGKNSSYVHGGLDNNGKPAEAVYGQSEIHKKVLALSFRDCHTKIRHVDAHATLNEGVVVQVLGELSNNMQPMRKFMQTFVLAPEGSVANKFYVHNDIFRYQDEVFGDSDSEPPEESEEDVEELERVHSPEVVQEESAGYYEQSPCVEPEGPQEEVSVTPELQPEPEAEVEPEPADVQLTEPVSEPEVHIEEKIQRSPPSPTPADTAPAMPEDNRPSTWALVTSKNLPPGGVVPAAGVPPHVVRVPSAQPRVEVKAETQTTAQRPQRDQRPRDQRPGPPPANRTARPGVREGESAESEVRRTVRYPDSHQLFVGNVPHDVDKNELKEFFEQFGTVLELRINSGGKLPNFGFVVFDDAEPVQKILSSRPIKLRGDVRLNVEEKKTRSAREGDRRDIRPRGPGGPRDRVGGSRGPPTRGGMAQKPSFGAGRGTGPSEGRYAGPRQ from the exons ATGGTGATGGAGAAGCCAAGTGCCCAGCTTGTCGGGCGAGAGTTTGTCCGACAGTACTACACCCTTCTGAACCAGGCTCCTGACTACCTGCACAG GTTTTACGGCAAGAACTCGTCTTATGTGCACGGTGGTCTGGACAATAATGGCAAACCGGCTGAAGCGGTCTATGGACAGTCT GAAATCCATAAGAAGGTGTTGGCTCTGAGCTTCCGTGACTGTCACACTAAGATCAGGCATGTCGATGCTCACGCCACTCTGAACGAAGGAGTGGTGGTGCAAGTTTTGGGGGAGCTGTCCAATAACATGCAGCCCATGAGGAAGTTCATGCAGACATTTGTTCTGGCACCTGAG GGATCAGTTGCAAACAAGTTCTACGTACACAATGATATCTTCCGGTACCAGGATGAGGTGTTTGGGGACTCAGACTCTGAACCCCCTGAGG AGTCTGAGGAGGATGTGGAGGAGCTGGAGCGGGTGCACTCTCCTGAAGTGGTCCAGGAGGAGTCAGCTGGGTACTACGAACAGTCACCTTG CGTGGAGCCCGAGGGGCCACAAGAAGAGGTGTCTGTTACCCCAGAGCTCCAGCCGGAGCCAGAAGCAGAGGTGGAGCCTGAGCCAGCAGATGTGCAGCTGACGGAGCCTGTCAGCGAGCCCGAGGTTCACATCGAGGAGAAGATCCAGAGATCTCCCCCTTCACCCACACCTGCTGACACAGCACCAGCCATGCCAGAGGACAACCGG ccGTCTACATGGGCTTTAGTCACTAGCAAGAATCTCCCACCAGGAGGAGTGGTCCCCGCCGCAGGAGTCCCTCCACATGTTGTCCGAGTCCCATCTGCGCAG CCACGCGTGGAGGTGAAAGCAGAAACACAGACCACAGCACAGAGACCCCAGAGAGACCAGAGACCCCGTGACCAAAGACCAGGACCCCCTCCGGCAAACAGAACAGCAAGGCCAGGAG TGCGGGAGGGTGAGAGCGCGGAGTCAGAGGTGCGGCGAACGGTCCGGTATCCCGACAGCCACCAACTCTTTGTCGGAAACGTACCTCACGACGTGGATAAAAACGAGCTCAAGGAGTTCTTTGAAC AGTTCGGCACGGTCCTTGAGCTGAGAATCAACAGCGGCGGAAAGCTGCCTAACTTTGGATTCGTGGTGTTTGATGACGCCGAGCCCGTGCAGAAGATCCTCAGCAGTCGG CCCATTAAACTGCGAGGAGACGTTCGGCTGAATGTAGAGGAGAAGAAGACCCGCTCGGCCCGTGAAGGTGACCGGCGGGACATCCGCCCCAGAGGCCCGGGGGGACCACGTGACAGGGTAGGTGGGTCAAGGGGACCACCCACCCGTGGAGGCATGGCTCAGAAACCTAGTTTCGGAGCTGGTCGAGGCACAGGACCCAGCGAGGGCCGCTATGCAGGACCACGTCAGTGA